The following are encoded in a window of Chloracidobacterium sp. genomic DNA:
- a CDS encoding DMT family transporter has product MAGAAAVGRMLSGERWLDAPNRLEEHRPMQRERFIGAACVIAAAALWSLGGVGIKTAQTNPFAIAGFRSFFALFVLVAVLLWRMQREGFQASDTLRRRYVWWGAAGYALTMVSFTWANKLTTAANAILLQYTAPIFVALLARPLLNEPITRRDRWAIGGCLFGMAWFFFGKLSWAGMAGNLLAIVAGIGFAAIALCLRADARTQPPAGGSPPSSLVLIALGNALAAVLCAPAMLAALPLPSSTLGLLAGLGVLQIGVAYVFFAMGVSRVSALESTLLAMLEPILNPVWVALATGERPAATAVLGGAMVIGVIIWRQLERPAAAQAEASANRSA; this is encoded by the coding sequence ATGGCCGGTGCAGCGGCCGTTGGCCGGATGCTTTCCGGCGAGCGGTGGCTTGACGCGCCTAACCGGCTGGAAGAGCATCGCCCCATGCAACGCGAACGATTCATCGGCGCGGCCTGTGTCATCGCAGCCGCAGCCCTATGGAGTCTAGGCGGCGTCGGCATCAAAACGGCACAAACAAATCCCTTCGCCATCGCTGGTTTTCGGAGCTTCTTCGCGTTGTTTGTTCTGGTCGCGGTGTTGCTGTGGCGGATGCAACGCGAGGGCTTCCAAGCAAGTGATACGCTGCGGCGGCGCTACGTGTGGTGGGGAGCGGCCGGCTACGCGCTGACCATGGTTTCCTTCACCTGGGCCAACAAGCTGACGACGGCCGCCAACGCGATTCTGCTGCAGTACACGGCGCCAATTTTCGTCGCTCTGTTGGCGCGACCGCTGCTCAATGAGCCGATCACCCGCCGCGACCGCTGGGCCATCGGCGGCTGTTTATTCGGCATGGCGTGGTTCTTCTTCGGTAAGTTGAGTTGGGCAGGGATGGCCGGCAACCTGCTGGCGATTGTCGCCGGGATCGGCTTCGCCGCCATCGCCCTCTGTCTGCGCGCCGACGCCCGGACGCAACCGCCGGCGGGCGGTTCGCCGCCGTCCAGCCTTGTCCTCATCGCGCTCGGCAACGCCTTAGCCGCCGTGCTGTGCGCGCCTGCGATGCTTGCCGCGTTGCCTCTGCCATCGTCAACGTTGGGACTACTGGCCGGGTTGGGCGTCCTCCAGATCGGCGTCGCCTACGTGTTTTTTGCGATGGGCGTCAGTCGCGTTTCGGCGCTGGAAAGTACGCTGTTGGCGATGCTGGAGCCAATCCTGAATCCAGTCTGGGTGGCGTTGGCGACGGGCGAACGTCCGGCGGCGACGGCCGTACTAGGTGGAGCCATGGTCATCGGCGTCATCATCTGGCGGCAACTGGAGCGACCAGCCGCCGCCCAAGCCGAGGCGTCCGCAAACCGTTCGGCCTAG
- a CDS encoding ATP cone domain-containing protein: MHTAVILEKVSPSVERRVIVKRDGRTVGWDPERIVRAISLAFYAVRHNNAPNPFSNDREARYGLSEEDHAEVLRITNMVINNVDLRFHRGENPTVEQVQDIVEMMIAGAGHFDVAKSYVLYRAKKAEARIHKHVENGLADYIAVSRYTRYREDLGRRELWPEAVARVFEMHRAHFRAVLDRSVPELGLTVGELIDQAERDVRDRRALPSMRSLQFGGKAIEVNHARMYNCCFGHIDHPRKFAEATWLLLSGTGVGFSVQKHHVAKLPPLPLRKSIDELPVVHFTIPDSIEGWADAVDQLIHSYYAGVYVEFNYSQIRPKGSLLRTSGGRAPGHLPLKRALEAMRGVLDRAVGRKLKPIEAYDILMYAASAVISGGVRRSATIALFSADDEEMTNAKTGDWFVAHPQRQFSNNSAVLVRREASREQFQALFNAVKQFGEPGFYFTENTEYGANPCVEIGLMPVMTVDEPTLAKLRALGYDQPLKVGDTVSGWQHCNLSTINGRACRTPEDFYALCRTAAVIGTLQAAYTDMPYLGPVTRVINEREALLGVSICGVMDNPTVLLDPAVLRRGADIAKATNAALAKVIGINRAARVTCVKPEGTASLLLGTASGIHPHHAKRYFRRVQAARTEVVYQFFRRYNPHMTEVYGMKADTTDVITFPVEAPEGAITKKDLSATKFLEIVKLVQENWVKPGTAHEDYNPGLYHNVSNTVVVRPHEWDAVADYIWENRDYFTGISILPASGDKDYPQAPLEEVTTPQDIARWNALKYNPVDYAALNEAADYTSFRDVVACAGGRCDI; the protein is encoded by the coding sequence ATGCATACCGCTGTTATTCTCGAAAAGGTCTCCCCGTCTGTTGAACGCCGGGTGATTGTCAAACGCGACGGGCGTACGGTGGGCTGGGACCCGGAGCGCATCGTCCGCGCGATTTCGTTGGCTTTCTACGCCGTTCGGCACAACAACGCGCCCAACCCCTTCAGCAACGACCGTGAAGCCCGCTACGGCCTGAGCGAAGAAGACCATGCCGAAGTGCTCCGCATCACGAACATGGTCATCAACAACGTTGATCTGCGCTTCCACCGGGGCGAAAACCCCACTGTCGAACAGGTGCAAGACATCGTTGAGATGATGATTGCCGGCGCTGGTCATTTCGACGTAGCGAAAAGCTACGTGCTCTATCGGGCAAAGAAAGCCGAAGCGCGTATCCACAAGCATGTGGAGAACGGTCTCGCCGATTACATCGCCGTCAGCCGGTACACCCGTTACCGCGAAGATTTGGGACGACGTGAACTGTGGCCGGAAGCCGTTGCGCGCGTCTTCGAGATGCACCGAGCGCATTTTCGCGCTGTCCTCGACCGTTCCGTCCCCGAACTTGGGCTCACCGTCGGTGAGCTGATTGATCAGGCCGAGCGGGATGTCCGCGACCGCCGGGCGCTACCTTCAATGCGTTCGCTGCAGTTCGGCGGCAAGGCCATTGAGGTTAATCACGCCCGGATGTACAATTGCTGCTTCGGCCACATTGACCACCCCCGTAAGTTCGCCGAAGCGACGTGGCTCCTGTTGTCAGGAACGGGTGTCGGATTTTCCGTTCAGAAACACCACGTCGCTAAGCTGCCGCCGCTCCCCCTGCGGAAAAGCATCGACGAGCTGCCGGTGGTTCACTTCACGATTCCCGATAGTATTGAAGGCTGGGCGGATGCGGTGGATCAGCTCATCCACAGTTACTATGCGGGTGTCTATGTTGAGTTCAACTACTCGCAGATTCGACCGAAAGGCAGCCTGCTACGCACGTCGGGCGGACGCGCGCCGGGACATCTCCCGCTCAAGCGGGCGTTGGAAGCCATGCGCGGCGTGTTGGATCGGGCGGTAGGCCGGAAGCTCAAGCCAATCGAGGCGTACGACATTTTGATGTACGCCGCGAGCGCCGTCATTTCGGGCGGCGTCCGCCGCAGCGCCACCATCGCGCTGTTCAGCGCCGACGACGAGGAAATGACCAACGCCAAGACCGGTGATTGGTTTGTCGCTCATCCGCAGCGGCAGTTTTCCAACAACAGTGCTGTCCTTGTCCGCCGCGAGGCTTCCCGCGAGCAGTTCCAAGCCTTGTTCAACGCTGTCAAACAGTTCGGCGAACCCGGTTTCTACTTCACCGAGAACACGGAGTATGGCGCCAACCCGTGTGTTGAGATTGGTCTCATGCCGGTGATGACGGTGGACGAGCCGACCCTGGCCAAACTCCGGGCGCTGGGCTACGACCAACCGCTAAAAGTCGGCGATACCGTTTCGGGCTGGCAGCACTGCAACCTCTCCACCATCAACGGCCGCGCGTGCCGAACCCCGGAAGACTTCTACGCGCTGTGTCGCACGGCCGCGGTCATCGGGACGTTGCAGGCGGCGTACACCGACATGCCCTACTTAGGGCCTGTGACGCGCGTCATCAACGAACGTGAAGCGCTGCTTGGCGTCTCGATTTGCGGCGTCATGGACAACCCCACCGTCCTGCTCGACCCGGCCGTTCTGCGGCGCGGCGCGGACATCGCCAAGGCGACGAATGCGGCGCTGGCGAAGGTCATCGGCATCAATCGCGCCGCGCGCGTCACCTGCGTCAAGCCGGAAGGGACGGCGTCGCTGCTGCTGGGTACGGCGAGCGGCATCCATCCTCACCATGCCAAACGCTATTTCCGGCGCGTCCAAGCCGCACGCACCGAGGTGGTTTACCAGTTCTTCCGCCGGTACAACCCGCACATGACCGAGGTGTACGGCATGAAGGCGGACACCACCGACGTGATCACGTTCCCCGTTGAAGCGCCCGAAGGCGCGATCACGAAGAAAGACCTCAGCGCGACGAAGTTTTTGGAGATTGTGAAGCTGGTGCAGGAAAACTGGGTCAAGCCCGGTACGGCGCACGAGGACTACAATCCGGGGCTGTACCACAACGTCTCGAACACGGTCGTCGTCCGGCCGCATGAGTGGGACGCCGTCGCGGACTACATCTGGGAAAACCGCGATTATTTCACCGGCATTTCGATTCTGCCCGCCAGCGGCGACAAGGATTACCCGCAAGCGCCGCTTGAAGAAGTGACGACGCCGCAGGACATCGCGCGCTGGAACGCCCTGAAGTACAACCCGGTGGACTATGCCGCGCTCAACGAGGCGGCGGACTACACCAGTTTCAGGGATGTCGTCGCGTGCGCCGGTGGGCGGTGCGACATCTGA
- the trpD gene encoding anthranilate phosphoribosyltransferase: MDDPAVANLVADWLAGRQLADAEADALLARLTPDAATYEQFTALIAAVASTAVPPPAVDGDILDCCGTGGGGRPRFNVSTTVAFVLSAGGVRVVKFGNRAATSASGSFDLLERLGVPVEYPLEQLPALLEATNLAFLYAPQCYPALKAAAAARRRFGRPTLFNYIGPLLHPLRPTRRLVGVSHPRMQAFTAQWLANDGRTQRALVVRGEGDCDELTPLGTSVIYDVAPQCVRKCPWASEEALEPVMEDIPTGAPEANLTLFRRIVAGVDTTSTAYHSVRLNAGLGFVAAGRAATLAEGAALAADLLASGIVRRQVETFLAYLRDA; the protein is encoded by the coding sequence ATGGACGACCCCGCCGTTGCAAACTTGGTCGCCGATTGGCTCGCTGGCCGCCAGCTGGCGGACGCCGAAGCCGACGCCCTGCTGGCCCGTTTGACGCCCGACGCCGCAACCTATGAGCAGTTCACGGCGCTGATTGCGGCCGTCGCGTCCACCGCCGTCCCGCCGCCGGCCGTGGACGGCGACATTCTGGATTGCTGCGGGACGGGCGGCGGTGGGCGTCCGCGTTTCAACGTCTCCACGACGGTCGCTTTCGTCCTGTCCGCTGGCGGCGTGCGGGTTGTGAAGTTCGGCAATCGCGCCGCCACGAGCGCAAGTGGGAGTTTTGATCTGCTCGAACGATTGGGCGTGCCGGTCGAGTACCCGTTGGAACAGCTGCCCGCCTTACTGGAAGCGACGAATCTGGCGTTTCTCTATGCGCCGCAGTGCTACCCGGCGCTCAAGGCAGCGGCGGCGGCGCGACGACGGTTCGGGCGACCGACGCTTTTCAACTACATTGGGCCGCTGCTGCATCCGCTGCGACCGACGCGCCGGCTGGTCGGCGTCTCGCATCCGCGCATGCAGGCGTTTACGGCGCAGTGGTTGGCGAATGATGGGCGGACGCAGCGCGCGTTGGTCGTGCGCGGCGAGGGGGACTGTGATGAACTCACGCCGCTGGGAACGTCCGTCATCTACGATGTCGCGCCGCAGTGCGTCAGGAAGTGTCCGTGGGCGTCCGAAGAGGCGCTTGAGCCGGTGATGGAAGACATCCCAACCGGCGCGCCGGAAGCCAACCTGACGCTGTTCCGGCGGATTGTGGCGGGCGTGGATACCACTTCGACGGCTTACCATAGCGTTCGGCTCAATGCCGGGCTGGGCTTTGTCGCCGCCGGACGGGCGGCGACCTTGGCGGAAGGGGCGGCGCTGGCCGCCGACTTGCTGGCGAGCGGGATTGTCCGGCGACAGGTCGAAACGTTTCTGGCGTACCTGCGTGACGCCTAA
- a CDS encoding aminodeoxychorismate/anthranilate synthase component II, with translation MLVIIDNYDSFTFNLYQMLQMQTTEEVVVVRNDAVDLATLRGWRPTRIVLSPGPGRPDNPRDFGVCWDVLTAAATLAVPILGVCLGHQGIAAAYGGRVIRAPRIVHGKTSEVILTAPSPLFAGLPERFSAMRYHSLIADEATLPDCLTITARTVADGLIMAVAHRELPVYGVQFHPESIGTPDGARLLANFLRLGG, from the coding sequence ATGCTGGTCATCATTGACAACTACGATTCGTTCACGTTCAACCTCTACCAAATGCTCCAGATGCAGACGACCGAGGAAGTCGTCGTCGTCCGCAACGATGCGGTGGATTTGGCGACTTTGCGCGGGTGGCGGCCGACGCGCATCGTGTTGTCGCCGGGGCCGGGGCGTCCCGACAACCCGCGCGACTTCGGCGTGTGTTGGGACGTGCTCACCGCCGCCGCGACGCTCGCCGTCCCCATCTTGGGCGTCTGTTTGGGTCATCAGGGGATTGCGGCAGCGTACGGCGGGCGCGTCATCCGCGCGCCGCGCATCGTTCACGGGAAAACTTCCGAAGTCATCTTGACCGCGCCTTCGCCGCTTTTCGCCGGTCTGCCGGAACGCTTTTCGGCGATGCGCTACCATTCGCTCATCGCGGACGAAGCGACGCTGCCGGACTGTTTGACCATCACGGCGCGCACTGTCGCCGACGGCCTCATTATGGCGGTGGCGCACCGGGAGCTGCCGGTGTACGGCGTGCAGTTCCACCCGGAGTCCATCGGGACGCCGGACGGCGCGCGGCTGCTCGCCAACTTCCTGCGGCTTGGCGGGTGA
- a CDS encoding anthranilate synthase component I family protein, which yields MSCLTVLSDAVTPAALYNELAAASDVAFLLESAEGDARLARYSIIGVEPRLVAAFHGRRVTVHDLHRRTERHTQTDDPLRFLSELLDRESALVADQRRSLPPTLPFYGGFVGYLGYGATATLAGVPVQSAAPYAAPDGCFGLYDTFVVFDHLYRKLHIVSYGGDAMVEQVYDRVRRRAPLPPLRDAADALRGRDVFAGVETTLDDAAFARLVEQCRAYITDGEVFQIVPSRRFSRRTTAAPFTIYRALVALNPSPYAYCLKFGRYTDAPGFTYVGSSPETFVTVRDGVVTLRALAGTRPRGATPEEDERLAATLRADEKELAEHRMLVDLARNDVGRIAEIGTVTVGEIARLVRYTHVMHLATDVAGRLRSGLTAFDAMRSCFPRGTVTGAPKIRAMELLAQLEPERRGLYAGMVGYIDFAGHADSAIAIRSALIQDGVAHVNAGAGVVFDSQPQLEADETRNKARSVITALHLAEAAEATLEPRQPLDGS from the coding sequence ATGAGTTGTCTGACGGTTCTTTCCGACGCCGTGACCCCGGCGGCGCTCTACAATGAACTGGCCGCCGCCTCGGATGTGGCGTTCCTGCTGGAAAGCGCGGAAGGCGACGCGCGTCTGGCGCGGTATTCTATCATCGGCGTCGAGCCGCGTTTGGTGGCGGCGTTTCACGGCCGCCGCGTGACGGTTCACGACCTCCACCGCCGAACCGAACGCCACACCCAAACCGACGATCCGCTGCGGTTTCTTAGCGAACTGCTTGACCGGGAAAGCGCCTTGGTCGCCGACCAGCGCCGGTCGCTTCCGCCGACGCTGCCGTTTTACGGCGGTTTCGTCGGCTATCTGGGCTACGGCGCGACGGCGACGCTCGCCGGCGTCCCCGTACAGTCGGCGGCGCCCTACGCCGCGCCGGACGGTTGCTTCGGTCTCTACGACACGTTTGTTGTGTTCGACCACCTGTACCGCAAGCTGCACATCGTCTCCTACGGCGGCGACGCCATGGTTGAACAGGTGTACGACCGCGTTCGCCGCCGAGCGCCGCTGCCGCCGCTGCGCGACGCCGCCGACGCTCTGCGCGGGCGCGATGTCTTCGCCGGCGTCGAGACGACGCTGGACGACGCGGCCTTTGCACGGCTGGTCGAACAATGCCGCGCCTACATCACCGATGGCGAAGTGTTCCAGATTGTCCCGTCGCGGCGTTTTTCGCGGCGGACGACGGCCGCGCCGTTCACCATTTATCGCGCGCTGGTGGCGCTCAATCCCTCCCCTTACGCCTACTGCCTGAAGTTTGGGCGTTACACGGACGCGCCCGGCTTTACCTACGTCGGATCGTCGCCGGAAACCTTCGTCACGGTGCGGGACGGCGTGGTGACGCTGCGCGCGCTGGCCGGGACGCGGCCGCGCGGCGCGACGCCCGAAGAGGACGAGCGACTGGCCGCGACGTTGCGCGCCGACGAAAAAGAACTCGCCGAACACCGCATGCTGGTTGATTTGGCCCGCAACGATGTCGGGCGCATCGCCGAAATCGGGACGGTCACGGTCGGCGAGATAGCACGGCTGGTACGCTACACGCACGTCATGCACCTCGCCACGGATGTCGCCGGACGTTTGCGGTCGGGACTAACGGCGTTTGACGCCATGCGCAGTTGCTTCCCGCGCGGGACGGTGACGGGCGCGCCGAAAATCCGCGCCATGGAACTGCTGGCGCAGCTTGAACCTGAACGGCGCGGTCTCTACGCCGGGATGGTGGGCTACATTGACTTCGCCGGCCACGCCGACAGCGCCATCGCCATTCGCTCCGCGCTGATTCAAGACGGCGTCGCGCACGTCAACGCCGGAGCCGGGGTCGTGTTCGACTCGCAGCCGCAACTCGAAGCCGACGAAACACGCAACAAAGCGCGCAGCGTTATCACGGCGCTGCACCTAGCTGAAGCCGCTGAAGCAACGCTCGAACCACGACAGCCGCTTGACGGCAGCTGA
- a CDS encoding bifunctional 3-deoxy-7-phosphoheptulonate synthase/chorismate mutase yields MLARRSSPSHHTTVSIAGVPIGEQPLAVIAGPCAAESETQLRTVAETLTALGVRLLRAGVYKPRTSPYSFQGLQEEGLELLNAVKRDYGLGVVSEVMSVAHLERAYDVFDCFQVGSRNMQNFELLKALGQVRKPVLLKRGLAATIEEFLGAAEYILAGGNPQVILCERGIRSFDPATRNVLDLGAVALLKRLTHLPVIVDPSHATGRRDLVLPAARAAVAVGADGLIVECHPVPEQSVSDAAQALSLDELAQLVAEAAAVAQAVGRHLPYRMERAA; encoded by the coding sequence ATGCTTGCTCGCCGAAGTTCTCCGTCCCACCACACCACGGTTTCCATCGCAGGCGTCCCTATCGGGGAACAGCCGCTCGCCGTCATCGCCGGCCCCTGCGCCGCCGAATCCGAGACGCAACTCCGCACCGTCGCCGAAACCCTCACCGCGCTTGGCGTCCGGCTGCTGCGGGCCGGCGTCTATAAGCCCCGTACGTCGCCCTACAGCTTTCAGGGTCTTCAGGAGGAAGGGCTGGAACTCCTCAACGCCGTGAAACGGGACTACGGCCTCGGCGTCGTCAGCGAAGTTATGTCAGTCGCCCACCTCGAACGCGCCTACGACGTGTTCGACTGCTTTCAGGTCGGCTCGCGCAACATGCAAAACTTTGAACTGCTGAAGGCGCTGGGACAGGTACGCAAGCCGGTGCTTCTCAAGCGCGGGCTGGCCGCCACCATCGAAGAATTCCTTGGCGCGGCAGAGTACATCCTTGCGGGCGGCAACCCGCAGGTCATCCTCTGCGAACGCGGAATTCGGAGCTTTGATCCGGCGACGCGCAACGTCCTCGACCTTGGTGCCGTCGCCCTGCTCAAGCGCCTGACGCACCTGCCGGTCATTGTGGATCCCAGCCACGCCACCGGACGCCGGGATTTGGTTCTACCGGCCGCGCGGGCGGCGGTCGCCGTCGGTGCCGACGGCCTCATCGTGGAATGCCACCCAGTACCGGAACAGTCCGTCTCCGACGCGGCGCAGGCGCTGTCCCTTGACGAGTTGGCGCAGCTTGTTGCCGAAGCGGCAGCCGTCGCGCAGGCGGTGGGACGCCACCTGCCCTACCGAATGGAGCGCGCGGCATGA
- the waaF gene encoding lipopolysaccharide heptosyltransferase II gives MIHRLLVRGVNWVGDSMMTLPALRELRRLFPNAHLTLMVRPWVADLFADTPLADDLLPYDNRQASFLSGVAKLRAGRFDAAVLFQNAFEAAAMTFAARIPRRIGFATEARGVLLTDAFPVTAATRRKHQIYYYLDLVAQLETRLTGATQVNYASLDYRLPVAPSAYAALDAKLPNVGRNGRPVAVVPGAANSRAKQWPPASFTALLDRLADHPDLQLFLLGASNERPLCDAIRSAMRRPERAVVLAGELALRESVALLSRCAVVVSNDTGPAYVAAALDRPLVTIFGPTDPNQISPFSPTARIIRRLVPCAPCLLKDCPIDHRCMTGLTPEMVYQATRDALGLT, from the coding sequence ATGATTCACCGGCTGTTGGTGCGCGGCGTCAACTGGGTCGGCGACAGCATGATGACCTTGCCCGCGCTGCGCGAACTGCGCCGCCTCTTCCCCAACGCGCATCTGACGCTCATGGTACGCCCATGGGTCGCCGACCTCTTCGCCGATACGCCGCTGGCCGACGACCTGCTGCCGTACGACAACCGACAGGCGTCCTTCCTCTCCGGCGTCGCCAAACTGCGCGCCGGCCGCTTTGACGCGGCCGTTCTTTTCCAAAACGCCTTTGAAGCCGCCGCGATGACGTTCGCCGCACGCATCCCGCGCCGCATCGGCTTCGCCACCGAAGCGCGCGGCGTCCTCCTCACCGACGCCTTCCCCGTCACGGCGGCGACGCGACGCAAACACCAGATCTACTACTACCTCGACCTTGTTGCGCAGTTGGAGACACGGCTGACCGGCGCGACGCAGGTCAACTACGCATCGCTTGACTACCGGCTGCCGGTCGCACCGTCCGCCTACGCCGCGCTCGACGCCAAGCTGCCAAACGTAGGGCGAAACGGCCGCCCCGTCGCCGTCGTCCCCGGTGCCGCCAACAGCCGCGCCAAGCAGTGGCCGCCCGCGTCGTTTACGGCGCTCCTCGACCGACTGGCCGACCACCCCGACCTGCAACTGTTTCTCCTCGGTGCTTCCAACGAACGCCCGTTGTGCGACGCCATCCGCAGCGCCATGCGCCGTCCCGAACGCGCCGTCGTCTTGGCCGGCGAACTCGCCTTGCGTGAAAGCGTGGCGCTGCTGTCCCGCTGCGCCGTCGTCGTTAGCAACGATACGGGTCCGGCCTACGTCGCGGCGGCGCTGGATCGTCCGTTGGTGACAATCTTCGGCCCAACCGATCCCAACCAGATTTCACCCTTCTCGCCGACAGCCCGGATCATCCGGCGGCTTGTTCCATGTGCGCCCTGCCTGCTCAAGGACTGCCCGATTGACCACCGCTGTATGACCGGACTGACGCCGGAAATGGTCTATCAGGCGACGCGCGACGCCCTCGGCCTCACATAG
- a CDS encoding CocE/NonD family hydrolase produces MSPSVRRQWTPWILIISFALISGLASNLSAVRLGYTATVPQTTTSDGFDVAAHYTKTEVAIPMRDGVKLFTSIYAPRDTSRPYPIMLNRTPYSCAPYGEGYRQRIGPSDEMMRDGYIFVFQDVRGRYMSEGEFVNMRPHNPNKRGQEIDEASDTYDTIEWLLKNVPNHNGRVGMWGISYPGFYAAAGMIDAHPALKAVSPQAPIADWFIGDDMHHNGAFFLIDSFTFFSSFGQARPEPTTKSPPGFRFPTPDAYRFFLDVGSLRNIEERYFKGSIRFWTEMAAHPNYDAFWQSRNLVPHMNRVAPAVLFVGGWFDAEDLYGPLKLYASTERRNPNVRNMLVIGPWSHGGWARSDGRRLGVIDFGQPTAEFYRREIEAKFFAHYLKDAPDPQLPEAYIFQTGSNEWRRYAQYPPAGLKPAKLYFHADGRLAFEPPTAPSGADDYLSDPRTPVPYTNQITNRRGITYMVEDQRFAAARPDVLTYVTEPLTAPVTLTGPLEAELFVTTTGTDADFIVKLIDVFPDDTPDPEGLPPGVHLGGYQMLVRAEVMRAKFRNSFERPTPLRPGRVERIAFALQDVDHCFKPGHRIMVQVQSTWFPLVDRNPQVFLENIFQARDSDFQRATHWIHRNARHASGVRVNLAP; encoded by the coding sequence ATGTCACCCTCAGTCCGGCGGCAATGGACGCCGTGGATACTCATCATCAGCTTCGCACTGATCAGCGGTTTGGCCTCCAACCTGTCAGCTGTACGGTTGGGGTATACAGCTACCGTACCACAAACAACCACTTCCGACGGTTTTGATGTCGCCGCGCACTACACCAAAACCGAAGTCGCTATCCCGATGCGTGACGGCGTCAAGCTCTTTACGAGCATCTACGCGCCGCGCGACACCTCCCGCCCCTACCCCATCATGCTCAACCGGACGCCCTACAGTTGCGCGCCCTACGGCGAGGGCTACCGGCAGCGGATCGGGCCGTCGGATGAAATGATGCGCGACGGTTACATCTTCGTGTTTCAAGACGTACGGGGGCGCTACATGTCGGAAGGCGAGTTCGTCAACATGCGCCCGCACAACCCCAACAAGCGCGGACAGGAGATTGACGAAGCCTCCGACACCTACGACACCATCGAGTGGCTCCTCAAGAACGTCCCAAACCACAACGGGCGCGTCGGCATGTGGGGCATTTCCTATCCGGGCTTCTACGCCGCCGCCGGCATGATTGACGCGCACCCGGCGCTCAAAGCCGTCTCGCCGCAAGCCCCCATCGCCGACTGGTTCATCGGCGACGACATGCACCACAACGGCGCGTTCTTTCTCATTGACTCGTTCACGTTTTTTTCATCGTTCGGTCAAGCGCGCCCGGAACCGACCACCAAATCTCCGCCCGGCTTCCGCTTCCCGACGCCCGACGCCTACCGGTTTTTCCTTGATGTCGGCTCGCTGCGCAACATCGAGGAACGCTACTTCAAAGGCAGTATCCGGTTCTGGACCGAGATGGCCGCGCACCCGAACTACGACGCCTTCTGGCAGTCGCGCAACCTCGTTCCCCACATGAACCGCGTCGCCCCGGCGGTGCTCTTCGTCGGCGGCTGGTTTGACGCCGAAGACCTGTACGGGCCGCTCAAGCTCTACGCCAGCACCGAGCGGCGCAACCCAAACGTCCGCAACATGCTCGTGATAGGGCCGTGGTCGCACGGCGGCTGGGCGCGCAGCGACGGCCGCCGCCTTGGAGTTATTGACTTTGGGCAGCCGACGGCTGAGTTTTACCGCCGCGAAATCGAAGCCAAGTTCTTCGCCCATTACCTCAAGGATGCGCCCGACCCGCAGCTGCCCGAAGCCTACATCTTCCAAACCGGCTCGAATGAATGGCGACGTTACGCGCAGTATCCTCCGGCCGGTCTCAAGCCGGCCAAACTGTACTTCCACGCCGACGGTCGTCTGGCGTTTGAGCCGCCCACCGCGCCGTCCGGCGCGGACGACTACCTGAGCGACCCGCGCACGCCCGTGCCGTACACGAACCAGATCACAAACCGGCGCGGCATCACTTACATGGTCGAAGACCAGCGGTTTGCGGCGGCGCGACCCGATGTGTTGACCTACGTGACCGAGCCGCTCACTGCGCCGGTGACGCTGACAGGGCCGCTGGAGGCAGAGCTTTTCGTGACAACCACCGGTACGGACGCCGATTTCATCGTCAAGCTTATTGACGTGTTCCCCGACGACACCCCGGACCCCGAAGGGCTGCCGCCGGGCGTTCACTTGGGCGGCTACCAGATGCTCGTCCGCGCCGAAGTCATGCGGGCGAAGTTTCGGAACAGCTTTGAACGTCCTACGCCACTCCGGCCCGGGCGAGTCGAGCGGATCGCCTTCGCGCTGCAAGACGTGGATCACTGCTTCAAGCCCGGACACCGCATCATGGTGCAGGTACAGAGCACGTGGTTTCCCCTAGTGGATCGCAACCCACAGGTTTTTCTGGAAAACATCTTTCAGGCGCGCGACAGCGACTTTCAGCGCGCAACGCACTGGATTCACCGGAACGCGCGGCATGCGTCGGGCGTCCGGGTTAACCTCGCGCCGTAA
- a CDS encoding DUF2256 domain-containing protein, whose translation MTHKKPHLPEKICPVCGRPFTWRKKWRRDWEHVVYCSKACAGRKHDAPNAGTIFAKSPKA comes from the coding sequence ATGACGCACAAAAAGCCTCACCTGCCGGAGAAAATTTGTCCGGTATGCGGACGACCGTTTACGTGGCGCAAAAAATGGCGCAGGGATTGGGAGCATGTCGTGTATTGCTCAAAGGCCTGCGCCGGACGCAAGCATGACGCGCCAAACGCAGGAACTATTTTCGCGAAGTCGCCCAAAGCGTGA